The stretch of DNA ATAGTCGCAATGCTTAAAGAACATATTTTGTGCTGACATTCAAATCTATGGCCCATACTCTGTTAGATTTTGTCACTGTTAAGATGGGAAGAATGGTAGCATCCGTTACCCGAAAGTGCAgttgaaaactagattaaaaagatgaaaattccgttttggaaaaattttaaaaaagcaGAGACTTCATAAACCTTAAGCAAGGTCCATACAGCAGTCTATACTACAGGAACATGGTCCGAGTTCCATCCAAATTCGATCGAGTATTCAATTTTAAGCGGGattcatttcataaaaatatcaatttactcGAGTTTGtgcttgaaaatatttttagcgtaatgaaaaaaatacttttaaattatatatcttatgaagaaaaaataataataatatatagttaTTCGAGTAGGTTGTGAATTACTAGAGTAACTATATTGTTGTTATGAACTATTCCAGTAGAAACATTTAAAACTCGAACTCGACTCAAATGAAAATCAAATAAGCAATTTCGAGAGATGTATGGTCTAAGTAGCCTTACACAAGGTGCATCAATACGTgttgaaaaattaaatataataggATAATCTATTGATTATATACATCACatttattcaaatatttatataactatTAGTTAAATATTTTGGTAACTTTAATGGTTAATTTTCCattctttgatttttaaataattaaactcaCTACTTAGGTTATATATACTcaaaaagaattttaaataactaaatataatatgatatttcaaatatttacagcactatttatcaaaattaaacTCGAAATAAAAGTGCAGATTTAGGTGGGTCTTGGTCTACAAATCTTGGTTACAACCATATTTATGACATCATTAATTGTAAAAGTTAATCTAAAATTAGGACTGAAATGTAATTGGTTAGTTTGGCCCATCGTAGGTTGGGTGAGCTGATGGGCTAAAAAGCCTACCACTGCTCAATAGGCCCAATAtaatatgtaatattttttttttcaaaaaagaaTAATCTGTAATTTACTATTGGTTAAAATGCTGTATAAGGCATTTACTTTAAgagaaaaatcacaattttctttCCCTGGCATATCTTTTatgtgattttgattttttatcttgtcaaatttatatattagcattgtatataaatttttttaaaacaattccaatcatttttttttattaaaagtgTCGGTGTGATACTGTACAAGTGAACGTCATGTCAACACTACATCAGCGTCACGTCGCAAAAAAGATATATTGGTCTCTCAAAATTCATTGAATTATCATATGGCTCAATCTATTACTATTGAATTTATACTCggaatgaaaaataatatttttttatggactGAGTcagatgaaaaatatttgtctcacaaaattgactagTAAGACTGTCTTATACGAGCTTGTGATTCTTTTTTAACCCAATCTCTTATGTCCTAATTATTGTAATAAGCACGTAATTAGCAATAAAATGTCACAATAATCTGCATCATCACATGTATAAACCTTAAGATATGTATGAGTGTGGCCTAATCAAATCTCACATTGCTACAAGAAACGactatttagaaaaaaaataaaaataatcaagttaattaatttgaatttttttttataaaatattaaactaTATCAACCATGAGGtttggaaaatgaatttgataaaattttaaaatgattttattttatgttaaattaactataaaatttagaatttaaagtttaaaatcatataatatagtaaatgtGATTTTAAGACATCGACAAGTCTTTCTCAATCTGTTTGCAAAAAAGAACTTTGTTCGTATATTATTACATTCAAAAGAGGGTGAAGATTAAGTTAGGCGAAATCCCTAGGAAGTAAAAACACCCAAAAAGGAAAACCAAAatggaaacaaaaaaaaaaaacagaggaAAAAAATAGGTTGAATATTTAATGacaattcttttaaaaaatatatttacagTGTAACTCAAATATCTTAAATTATCGTGACAATAATTAAAAAAGCATTTACGACAAAAAGTTGCGGGAGTACTGCATGTATTATTTgattgaatatttatttatttcataaaaaaataataatttaaaataacaaatttgACTGGATATTCACGAATTCACATGCATATtacatttatatattatatatattgtaaataaaatttaatattatacccACATAAGGATTCGGATGATCATTGACTCGGGATATTAATTGGACTAGCCCAGATCAGAGCCAATATGCCGGGCACTTTCCTCATTACCTGAGCACTTCTTCTTCTCCCGGATAATCAACAGCCCGGTCCTTCATACAAGCACCCGGATACCTTACCACCCGAgtcacctcgagaattgcaccacactcgagcaTGATTGATACAAGCTGTCTAATCTATCAGAACcacttgggcttggagtgttctgaaagtcatcagaagctatagTATGGACAACCGACTTGCTATACTTAGTAGATGACACTGGAATCGAGGTATCTaccccattttctactataaatagcaggtatactTCTAATTTAATGATTATGAATCTTTGAACTCTCAATCACTTACATATATTCTCTCATATatttgcttgtgttcatctccaacctgctgacttaagcatcggagtggctatgCCGGACACTCCTCCGACACACATTCACGAGTATCTTTTCTTGTTCGCAGGTGTTATcgcagccattatcttcactcaaatttcTAAACACTAAAAATTATTGATTCGATCCGTTGGAGCCCCTTTACCCGGCTCATCTATTTCAGCGTGATCACATAAAATATAAATGCTTTAAATGGTTCGAATTATACATAATATATATGAATgtcaaatattaatatatatttttaaaataatatattggaATAAGGAATGctgtataattttattttatttatatgataaacTGCAATAGATTTCGCCATTTTAGTTAGTCCACAGACTTTCGAGGGTGTTGTGTGGATATCTATCGTCGCTCTCTCTCCTTTGTTTTTTCTTCTCCTTAAAGTTTCTCAGattagaaattttttatataaaaaaaggaaaagggAAAATCAAGACTTTTTGTGAAAGACTTGTTATTCTTTCTCTGTGTCTATTGTGTAGGCTTTTTCCAAGTCAAGCATGCAGATGTTGAGATGACAGACGAGCAAGAAAATCCCTTCAAACTTAGGGTTTTCTTGATCCCGCAGAGCCCCTTTTTTCTGCCTTTTTTATCACAGTAAAACTGTGACTTGTAATGTCATAGTAGTGGGTTtcattctttcttttttctgtGTTTGTTTTTCTTGTATTTCTTAGTGTTTAAAGATTTGAGCTTTTGGAGAGGCAGTTGGAGACATTTGGTTTCAGGCCTCGTGTCTCCTCTACCTCTCTTGTTTTTCttccatttatttatttttgcttGAAAGTAGTCTTCTTATTCATTTTGGTTTCTTTTTCTTTGtgtaaaatttcattttttggcTTCATCTTGCTTGTAACTCGAGTTGAAACAATCATATAGTGATTCTGTGGTAAGCGTAGCAGTTGTACATTTTATAAAGGTAAGATCTTGTAGGGAGGGGAGGAGAGGAGAGGAAAGGGTGAGAAAAAAATTCAGCGAAAGGCATTATTATTTGATGAATTTTGGGGATTTTCTTGAAAGCGATTCTTGTGTTACTGGCAGTGCAAGAATTGTTGCTGATATACAATTTAGCAATAATATTAACTCAATACCCAATCCAAGCTGTGGGAATATTATTAACAGCAGCATGCCCGCCGGTGCAATTGGTCCGCCCCGCCTTGTGCCTCAGTCCCTCGTCACCAAACCAATGTTCAACTCCCCCGGCCTTTCTCTTGCCCTTGTAAGTAAACCCactatatatgtatgtgtttaCGGTTGATTTCAGGTACATGGACTGATTTTCGTGGTGGGTTTTCCTTGTTTTCGAGCAGCAAACGAGTATGGAGGGCCAAGGAGAGGTAGCGAGAACCGGGGAGAATTATGGCTCTACTACTGTTGGAGGAAGAAGAAGCAGAGATGAGGAGCATGAAAGCAGATCTGGGAGTGAAAATATGGATGGGATTGCCTCTGGAGATGATGTTGATACCGCCGACAACCCGCCGAGAAAGAAAAGATACCATCGACACACTCCTCAGCAAATCCAAGAGCTCGAAACGTATGGGAGATGACCCTTTTCTTTACTTGTTTCAAGGAATCCTTCTATTCTAATTCCATCGCCTTTTGATAAATATTTCTTCTGTTTGttccttttttgtttttttctccGTCTGTTACTTGTGTTGGTTTTTTCGTTTGTTTGATTGTTTTGGTTGGATTTTCAGTCTCTTCAAGGATTGTCCTCATCCTGATGAAAAGCAAAGATTAGAGCTTAGCAGGAGGCTTTGCTTGGAGACTAGACAGGTCAAGTTTTGGTTTCAGAATCGAAGAACTCAAATGAAGGTACAAGTAAAATCAATAGCCAACTAACTTCTTTTTTACTTTCTTGTGTTGTGGATTGGTTTTGGAGTTTTATGCGTTACACTGAAGATGTTGATTGAGATTTTGAATTCTTGATTTCACCAGACTCAAATGGAACGCCATGAAAATTCCTTACTCAGGCAAGATAACGACAAGCTTCGAGCCGAAAACATGTCCATGAGGGAGGCAATGAGGAACCCCATGTGCACAAACTGTGGTGGGCCTGCAATAATTGGTGAAATATCCCTTGGAGAACAACACCTCCGGATCGAAAATGCAAGGCTAAAAGATGAACTTGACCGTGTCTGCACTCTGGCGGGGAAGTTTTTAGGCCGACCCATCTCATCTTTAGCTGCATCCATGAATCCTCCATTGCCTAGTTCAAGCTTGGAACTTGGAGTTGGAAACAATGGATTCGGAGGTCTAACAGCGATTACTTCAACTCTACCATTAGTCCCTTCTGATTTTGGAGTTGGAATTTTGAATCATTTGCCTGCGGTGGCTCCAAAAGGACCAATAAACATTACTCCAATTGACAGATCATTGGAGAGATCTATGTATTTGGAGCTTGCTTTGAGTGCGATGGATGAATTGGTTAAAATGGCACAAACTGATGAACCCCTTTGGATTAGAAGCTTGGAAGGTGGGAGAGAGATATTGAATCTTGAGGCGTATTTCAGGACATTTACTCCTTGCATTGGCATGAAACCAAATGGCTTCATTACCGAAGCATCAAGGGAAACTGGCACGGCGATCATCAACAGTTTGGCCCTTGTTGAGACATTAATGGATTCGGTAGACTTCACTAAATGTTTACTTGAGTTTTTTGTTTGAAGTTTAATTTCTTGAAGGCGTGAGCGATTGAATGAAATTTCTGTTTTGCCATTAGAACAAGTGGACAGAGATGTTTCCATGTATAATTTCAAGAACATCAACTACAGATGTGGTATCTGGTGATATGGGAGGATCAAGGAATGGTGCACTTCAGCTGGTAATGCCAATCACATTAGTATAAACAGGCACAAGGATTTAGTTGTCCGCGATTTATTGTATTCTAACTCATCATTCATTAGCCCtttagatttttattttcctttggTGTTCCAGTTTGTTATTCTTCTATCCTCTTTATGATCACTAGATGCATGCTGAACTCCAAGTTCTATCCCCATTGGTTCCGGTCCGAGAAGTGAACTTTCTCCGGTTCTGCAAGCAACATTCTGAGGGTGTGTGGGCTGTTGTCGACGTGTCCATCGATGCCATACGGGAAACTTCCTGCGGTGGTCCGACATTTTCAAGTTGCCGGCGACTCCCATCCGGCTGTGTGGTCCAAGATATGCCTAGTGGATATTCTAAGGTAACAATTCATTGCTTCTTACACATGCATTTTCTTGTTGGCTTGTGACCTATTACATACAGCTCCTTCACTATTGTTTTCTTCACATTTATGAGACCCCAACAAATGGTAGGTGCCCTTCTCCCTTCCGTTATAAATAAGTTTGTTGAGGCAACTGTACGATTGAAACTTAGTTGGGAACATTTAATTGAACGCTCCAAGCCACAGTGTCAAAAAATGTGTGTTTTCTGTTTCAAGATTGAGGTGCATGGTAATAGCGATCGAATCGGTTAAGACTCGACTCGAGCTTATAGGCATAGTTTTGTCTGATAATGATTCACCAAATCTCGTGAAAAAGGCAGTTTACTCTAACTCAATATTGAAGaagttatttaatttttttggtccAATATCCCATTGAACTTAAATTAATTTCCCGGAAGATTCTACTATTTCTACATGAATGTAGATATTTTATTCTAACCCTTTCcaaaatataaacatgatatTACGAACACTGTGCACGGGATAATCGATGTTAACCGGATCAATAAGTTGAATAGAAGTATCTGATAACTCCTAATCCTTGAGACATGTTAAGTTcatatgtttaattaattagatgCTCTAAATCTCAAACTTTGGTAGAATAAAGTTAAGTATTTGATGCTTCTATTCCAATCTTTGATGCTGTCCCCATCAAACCCCATGCCAATATAATATATTGTTTCACTGTGAATTCACTGGTTCCAGCCTCATGATGTTTCTGTTTTTGTACTCAAATATCAAGATTTTGTGTTTGTTGTCACGTGAGCATCCATTTTCAACCATTTGTGTTTAGACCCTACCTCGTGCCTACAAATCTTGCAAAATTTTGCGTACACGATATTTTATTCACTGTGCttctaatatatttatatttctcTTGTTTTGGGATTTGAGCGGTGGTCGAGAGAAtcgatatatatgtatacaataAACAATAAGATATTTGACTTGGATAAAATTTTGGGATTTTATCGTGTGTTGAGTGGATTAGAGATGAATGTAACTTTAGTATCAAGAAATGAGACTCCGGTCGATTTGTTTGTCACTTGAATCATGAAAGCTTGGCAAGAAACTAATTTAAGGACGATATAATTTGAAAAATGAACACAACTGTCGATAAAATTTAGTCTTCTTGTTATGTTTGGAAAGTCGAACTGTGTTGCTTATCTTATACTGATCTAATTGCTTACCATGAAAGCTTGTACTTCATTATATAATAATGTGTAGGTTACATGGGTGGAGCATTCTGAATACGATGAGAGTGTCGTTCACCAGCTCTACCGGCAGCTGATCAGTGCCGGAATGGGCTTTGGCGCCCAACGGTGGGTTGCCACCCTCCAACGACAATGCGAATGTCTTGCCATCCTAATGTCATCCTCTGTCCCCAATCCTGACCAAACAGGTCAAAATCATAGCCCTTGTATCCAAAATGATAACGACAAATTATGAAATTCaacaattattttatatatatatatataaaaaaaggtGTGTGCTCTAAGTCACGTCGAATCTGCTGAATTTTTGGTATCTGGTGCAGCAATAACTTCTGGTGGCCGGAGGAGCATGCTGAAGCTATCCCAACGCATGACCAACAACTTCTGTGCTGGCGTGTGCGCCTCGACGCTTCACAAATGGAACAAGCTCAACACGGGCAACATGGACGAAGACATTAGGGTCATGACACGGAAGAGTGTGGATGACCCAGGCGAGCCACCGGGGATTGTGGTGAGCGCTGCCACATCCGTATGGCTGCCTGTGACGCCTCAGAGGCTGTTCGATTTCCTTCAAGACGAACATTTGAGGTGCGAGTGGGACATACTCTCCAACGGAAGTCCTATGCAGGAAATGGCTCACATTGCTAAGGGACAAGATCACGGCAACTGTGTTTCACTCCTTCGTGCAAGTGTGAGTCCCTTTTATCAAGGTCCACAAagcttaaaatataaaatatctaTAATAATTTTTGTGGGCAATgtggaaatttaatttaagataacagtaatgaaaaataaattagaatctGGGAAAAAATATGATTCTTGTGACCATGTGATCTTTAAGTGATTGGGGTGAGAAAAGTAGAAGTGGGCCTTATTGCATGGGACAAAATAATTAGAAATTTGGTTGTGTAAAAGTCAAAATAGATGACAAATGACAGCTTTATGGAGTCAGCCCCCACCCcactatttttttttgtattaaaaGTCTAGGCCAAGTTTACGTGTCGAACAAATTCCCTAGAAAATATGTACGAGGTTtataatattgtttttttttttacttgacAGGCCATGAACCCGAACCAGAGCAGCATGCTAATACTCCAGGAGACATGCATAGACCGGTCCGGATCGCTCGTGGTGTATGCCCCGGTGGACATACCCGCGATGCAAGTGGTCATGAACGGTGGCGATTCTGCCTATGTGGCGCTGCTTCCTTCAGGGTTTGCCATCGTCCCGGATGGACCGGCAGCCCAAAGGGTCAGCGGGTCGCTCTTGACCGTGGCGTTTCAGATCCTGGTGAACAGTCTCCCTACGGCTAAGCTTACGGTGGAGTCGGTGGAGACGGTCAATAACCTGATATCGTGCACGGTGAAGAAAATCAAGGCGGCCCTCCATTGCGAGAGTTGATCTAGCCTCTCCGTAATTGTATTTCATTTCctcttttatatataataatgatGATGGGAGAGGAAATGGAATACTATTCACTACAAAATATCTTAAACACACTCTAATTTATGTTCTCCACTTTAACTTAACGTATAAGATTTATCCGTGAAGTGGAGTATATATAACATAAAACGAAGTGTCGTCGTTCGTAAACTATACGACATTTTGTTGTATTTGTGTTTTACGCTTGTGTGCAGTGTGTTGATTGACTAACTCATGGGTTGAGTCAAGAACGAACCACGATCTCGGCGCATGGTGGTTCGGGTATTGACTCGAAGGTACCCTTGAGTTGGCTCAAGTAGCCATGTATTTGATTTCCGTGTGACATTTTCCTTTGAATCTGCGGTTCTTTATATATAGAAGGGTTGAGTTTTCATTCATTTTTGCCTTTATTGTATTTGTCTTTATTTTTTCTAGTAATCAATCATTCAATCTACATCCGtatcaattaaaaatttttattgtttcaaatatatatatttcagttGTAATTTTCTTAGTTTtactaatatattattttttaaataaattatataagtaTAAAATAAGAAGACTGTCAATAATTTCGGtttttcatttataaaaataataatatatttatatatttaggaCGATGAGATTAATAATAACAATTAACACATAGATGGTATCACTAAATGAACATCACATGTTCAGCACAGCAGGAAAATCTAAATCCAAATAAAACTACAGGAGGAGATGGGAATGCATTAAATGAGGGGGGAGGGCCGGGCTGGGTTTTGGTTGGATGAAAAGGAAAGGAGATAGGGCCACCTGCCCCTCTGCAATCGcatttactatatatatatatatatattgagatAGAACAGATAAGTGGAATCACATGCATGCACACAAAAAGAATAGAATAAGTTTTGGGGaagatatatataaattttcagaCATTTCCAGTAGATATCTATAGATAATGTTTACCTATTGATGTTATGAAAACTGTATATTCAATAAGCAGACGTTATCTCAGCTGTATTCACGTAAATGTTCAAAGAGAGTGCTCAAATGTCgaaatgattatatatatatatatacatactaaaataaccaaaataatcttattttaaaaagtatTGTATCTAtacaaataatattataaaaaaaatccatcctaaattttttttatttcaatatgAATTTTTCGATCATTCATATGTTATAACacataaattataaaagaatgcgtctaatatttttattgacaTGATCGACTCGTCTTACAGATATATATACACAACAGTCTCATATGAGACTTAAATGTGTATATATAggaatttttttagattttaattttatgttaaagAGTTTTGAGGAAAAAAATAATTAGTGAAATTCAAATATATCATTGATACTTTTGGAGGAAGAAAATTTTGACCAAGGATTTTTGTGATATGAGAAATTGGTTGTCACATTATAACTAAAAgaagatatttttaaattttaaactatGACGTTTTCCGGATAATATAAATACAttaattttttgatattttatattgCTGTTTAATTTAAATGTATTCATGTGACAGTGAAATTTGTCATTCTTtagataataataaataaataaattgaataatgaCAATAATTTGGGAAAATTGACAAATTCTATGTCAGCAAATTCCCCGAATCTATTCGTATTTTGTGATCCTTCTTTATCCCATCCTTCGTTTCAAATTTATCCGTTTCCCTCACATGAAAATGGTCATGTCATGTGAGGGACCATTTTCATTTCTTTGGCACACTCAGTGTGTGTCAATTATgtgaaaacaatatttaatattttgtggAATCACTCACTCACTTTTCTCCTCtctttttttcaaaaaagaTAAATACAAAAAAGATAGGAAaagtttctttttattttaaaactgatAAAAAACATCCAAAAAAAGAGTAAGTCTCGTGTAAGAcgatcttacgaatctttatttgtgagacgggtcaatcctaccgatattcacaataaaaagtaaaatattagcataaaaagtaatatttttcatggatgacccaaataagagatcggtctcataaaatacgactcgtgagattgtctcacgagTTTTTGCCCCAAAAAAAACCAATCGACCAAAAATCTTCCTAGTAGAAGCACACGACAACACTAAAGTAATGTTTGTAAATGCTTTTAAAAAGTgattattgatttttcttttacaaAGTTTTGCAAATTTGTTGCAAGATGTGAGCCAAAATACTTAAATCGAAAATAAGAAGAGCATATGTAAAGAACGGTGAACGACAAAAATCTCGTATATGTAAAGAcaaattattaaacaaaataattatattattgaaaatataaaatcatgtacatgataataagaagaaaacaataaatcaaactGAGGCTTGCAACAAGTATAAT from Primulina tabacum isolate GXHZ01 chromosome 3, ASM2559414v2, whole genome shotgun sequence encodes:
- the LOC142539468 gene encoding homeobox-leucine zipper protein HDG1-like; the protein is MNFGDFLESDSCVTGSARIVADIQFSNNINSIPNPSCGNIINSSMPAGAIGPPRLVPQSLVTKPMFNSPGLSLALQTSMEGQGEVARTGENYGSTTVGGRRSRDEEHESRSGSENMDGIASGDDVDTADNPPRKKRYHRHTPQQIQELETLFKDCPHPDEKQRLELSRRLCLETRQVKFWFQNRRTQMKTQMERHENSLLRQDNDKLRAENMSMREAMRNPMCTNCGGPAIIGEISLGEQHLRIENARLKDELDRVCTLAGKFLGRPISSLAASMNPPLPSSSLELGVGNNGFGGLTAITSTLPLVPSDFGVGILNHLPAVAPKGPINITPIDRSLERSMYLELALSAMDELVKMAQTDEPLWIRSLEGGREILNLEAYFRTFTPCIGMKPNGFITEASRETGTAIINSLALVETLMDSNKWTEMFPCIISRTSTTDVVSGDMGGSRNGALQLMHAELQVLSPLVPVREVNFLRFCKQHSEGVWAVVDVSIDAIRETSCGGPTFSSCRRLPSGCVVQDMPSGYSKVTWVEHSEYDESVVHQLYRQLISAGMGFGAQRWVATLQRQCECLAILMSSSVPNPDQTAITSGGRRSMLKLSQRMTNNFCAGVCASTLHKWNKLNTGNMDEDIRVMTRKSVDDPGEPPGIVVSAATSVWLPVTPQRLFDFLQDEHLRCEWDILSNGSPMQEMAHIAKGQDHGNCVSLLRASAMNPNQSSMLILQETCIDRSGSLVVYAPVDIPAMQVVMNGGDSAYVALLPSGFAIVPDGPAAQRVSGSLLTVAFQILVNSLPTAKLTVESVETVNNLISCTVKKIKAALHCES